Proteins from a single region of Raphanus sativus cultivar WK10039 unplaced genomic scaffold, ASM80110v3 Scaffold1385, whole genome shotgun sequence:
- the LOC108821429 gene encoding uncharacterized protein LOC108821429: protein MEKSIGSSFNQHEDELLCRVYLEISQDPIGSNNQSLGKLWEKKSKRVTMKKKMSVGKLEATDHYKMEKAKKLLVQDPKLKKSFKFDHVWVLMKDIPKFTDNVNFGIPNTPESPVVGSPTSQSPGLSSFSINLSSDDGGSNSSQHPIGSKKAKLKRKISEGNNSSVDTLVSSNEQVLDFLKESASSREKNNEIVQLRMQNQAKKLAFKEMREENKMLLTNLESISDHTTREFIRCEQERIIKKRTQEQQQPSNAPTFYGQLFSDIGGSGSNLPDY from the exons atggaaaaGAGTATAGGCTCATCATTTAATCAACATGAAGATGAGTTACTATGTCGTGTGTATCTAGAAATATCACAAGATCCTATCGGTAGTAATAACCAATCTCTAGGAAAGCTGtgggaaaaaaaatcaaaaagagttacaatgaaaaaaaagatgagTGTTGGGAAATTAGAAGCAACCGATCATTACAAG ATGGAAAAAGCCAAGAAATTATTGGTACAAGATCCAAAACTGAAAAAGAGTTTTAAATTTGATCATGTGTGGGTGTTGATGAAGGATATCCCAAAATTTACTGATAATGTCAATTTTGGTATTCCAAACACTCCTGAGAGCCCCGTCGTCGGTTCTCCAACCTCACAATCTCCAGGATTGTCTTCATTTTCAATCAACTTAAGTAGTGATGATGGTGGATCAAACTCATCACAACATCCAATTGGATCAAAGAAAGCAAAACTCAAAAGGAAAATCTCGGAAGGTAACAATTCTTCAGTTGACACTTTGGTTTCATCAAATGAACAAGTCCTTGATTTCTTAAAAGAAAGTGCATCATCTAGggagaaaaataatgaaatagtTCAGTTGCGTATGCAAAACCAAGCAAAAAAACTAGCCTTTAAGGAAATGCGTGAAGAGAATAAAATGTTGTTAACAAACCTAGAATCTATTAGTGATCATACTACTCGTGAGTTTATTCGATGTGAGCAAGaaagaatcataaagaaaagaactcaagaacaacaacaaccttCGAATGCGCCAACCTTTTATGGACAACTTTTTAGTGATATTGGAGGCTCAGGATCAAATTTACCAGATTATTAG